In Cryptomeria japonica chromosome 10, Sugi_1.0, whole genome shotgun sequence, a genomic segment contains:
- the LOC131036171 gene encoding GDSL esterase/lipase At1g06990 has protein sequence MMRLNHGGCICLLLSILLLFCEGIETIDVNAKIPALFTFGDSLVDPGNNNFIPAILKANHAPYGQDFMGHEQNGRFSNGKLATDFIASGIGVKETIPPFLDPNLNTHDLLTGVSFASAGTGYDNLASSLVVRQNFSFSLYCLL, from the exons ATGATGCGCTTAAATCATGGTGGGTGCATTTGCCTGCTCCTCTCTATTCTTCTTTTATTCTGTGAAGGCATTGAAACCATTGATGTTAATGCCAAAATCCCAGCTCTCTTCACATTTGGGGACTCTCTCGTGGATCCTGGCAACAATAATTTCATTCCCGCCATCCTCAAAGCCAACCATGCACCATATGGCCAAGATTTCATGGGTCACGAACAAAATGGTCGCTTTTCTAATGGAAAACTTGCAACAGATTTTATCG CTTCTGGAATTGGGGTGAAGGAAACAATTCCTCCATTTTTAGACCCTAATCTGAACACCCATGACCTTCTCACAGGCGTAAGTTTTGCTTCCGCTGGGACTGGATACGACAACCTCGCGTCTTCCCTTGTTGTACGTCAGAATTTTTCTTTTAGTTT